In Festucalex cinctus isolate MCC-2025b chromosome 17, RoL_Fcin_1.0, whole genome shotgun sequence, the genomic stretch CGTCCAAAACCTCGCCACGGTGTTTGGGCCCAATATCCTTCGACCCAAGATGGAAGACCCAGTCACGATCATGGAAGGTACAAACACGTGCTTCATTTCATTTCGCTTCATTTGTAAAAGGGACGACATTTGTCATTGAATCTGAAATAAGATCACAAAGCAGTTCCACAAAATGTGACTAAGAAGGACCTGTAAGAGGCTACAAACAACTCTTGCGATCCATTTCCCGTAGGTACCTCTTTAGTGCAGCACCTAATGACGGTCCTGATCAGGGAACACAAGCGTTTGTACTCAGGAAGGGACCAGGAGGTCCTCACTGCACCCCAAGCGGAGCATCAACTCCTCAATCGTAGCCTTGGTGCCTGGATCTCTGAAGAGGACCTACAGACCTCCAACCCAGAACAAGAACTGAACAGTAGCGTGTCGTCACTCGAAGCCAAACTGTGTGCCGCCGTCACCCCTGCGCAGAGTCCTAACCCCGGACCAAAACTGGGGTCTTCGTCATCCAAGGGGGAGACGGTGGTGAGCCCGAGTAAACAAGCCAAGAGCATTCCCTCGTGGAAGTACTCTTTTAAAAGCTCCTCGACGCCTCGTTCTCAGCCGCAGGCTAAGCAGAGCGGGTCGGTGGTGGAACCGAGTCCCGTGTCTTCTggtgggggaggaggaggaagcagtAACTGGCTGATGAACGGTTTGTCCTCTTTGAGGGGGCACAGACGCACTTCCTCGGGCGAAAGGTCGACCCGGGACCGTGACTCCACCGGCTCCTCACAAAGACTCTCCACCTATGACAACGTCACGTCCTCGTCCAGCATGGGCAGCGTGCAGAGTGTGGGAAGCACTCCTTGGTCCACCTCATCCTGTGAGATCTCAGTGCCAGACTCCGGCAACGGCGATCCCTCGACCCGCCACAACTGCGGAGCGGTGGGCGATGGAGGGGAGCCCGAGAGAGGACCGGACGGGGGGCCGGTCACGGATCCGAGCTCCGAGCAGGACAGCTGCGAGGCGATGGAGCTGTGCAGCAGCAGCGCCGCCTGCAGCGAGAACGGCAACGCGAGCACGGTAGCCGGAGTTCCGTGTGACGATGGCGACGGAACAAACGTCACACTGAGCGGTCTGGTAGAAGGCCTCAAGGACGAGCTCAGGAAACAGAAGGTCGCTTATGAGGTCAGGATCCAAAAGTGAGTATACACAGGAG encodes the following:
- the arhgap22b gene encoding rho GTPase-activating protein 22 isoform X2, coding for MGPVCCKPDTVKKQHLQGGTGEKDRTPISHESFLLMANSQTDMDDWVKAIRRVIWAPFGGGIFGQRLEDTVQYEKKFGPRLAPLLVEQCVDFIRERGLDEEGLFRMPGQANLVKDMQEAFDCGDKPLFDSNTDVHTVASLLKLYLRELPEPVIPFCKYEDFLTCAQLLAKDEEEGVQELGKQVNTLPLPNYNLLKYICKFLDEVQSHCNENKMSVQNLATVFGPNILRPKMEDPVTIMEGTSLVQHLMTVLIREHKRLYSGRDQEVLTAPQAEHQLLNRSLGAWISEEDLQTSNPEQELNSSVSSLEAKLCAAVTPAQSPNPGPKLGSSSSKGETVVSPSKQAKSIPSWKYSFKSSSTPRSQPQAKQSGSVVEPSPVSSGGGGGGSSNWLMNGLSSLRGHRRTSSGERSTRDRDSTGSSQRLSTYDNVTSSSSMGSVQSVGSTPWSTSSCEISVPDSGNGDPSTRHNCGAVGDGGEPERGPDGGPVTDPSSEQDSCEAMELCSSSAACSENGNASTVAGVPCDDGDGTNVTLSGLVEGLKDELRKQKVAYEVRIQKLEDSSAALCAHMERLEQEMEQEKKRQRMLEIKLRNSERAREDAENRNKLLEKEMEDFFSTLGDLTMSTRTSDI